The genome window GAGGTCGCGCCCGAAGTCGCGCTTGAGCCCCGCCGCGTCCATGCCCCGGCAGGAGACCTGCACGGGGTTGATGGCGTCCAGCCCGGCGTCAATCAGGTCCGGGAGCAGCTCCCGCACCCCGCCGCAGCAGTGCAGCATGATCTTCACGTCGGCGAGCTCCTTCGCCCGCGCCCACATCTGGGCGTGGCGGGGCTTGAAGTACTCGCGGTACATGTCGGGCGACATCTGCGGGCCGTTCTGCATGCCCAGGTCGTCGCCGAACAGCACGATGTCCACATGGGGCCCCACGGCGCCGAGGAAGCGCTCCAGGTTCGCCAGATGCAGCTCCACCGTCTTGTCCAGGAACCGGTTCACGCGGTCGGGCTCCGCCGCCAGCATCAGGAGAAACTGGTCGTTGCGGTAGAGGAACTGGCCCATCTCCAGCAGGTTGCCGCCGAAGAGGCCGATGACGGCGCGGTCCGTGCGCGCGCGCAGGGCCTTTGCCCCGGCGGCCAGGGTCTCCGCGTCCGGCGCGAGGGGCCCGGGCGGCGAGGCAATGGCCGTCCACATGCATTCGGCCATGGCCTCGGGCAGATGGTCCGGGTCGTCGCTGTCGAGGAAGGGCCAGTGGGTCTGCTCGAAATACCACGCGCCGTCGGGCATGGCGGCGATGATCCGCCCGGAGGCCGACCGGATCACCCAGCGGTCCCCGTCGCGCTCCGGCTTGACCCACGCGTTCACGAGGCACGGCGTGCCGTCGGGCAGCACCCACTCCGCCCAGTCCCGGTCGTCCAGGGCGAAGCCCCGGCCCAGCTCGACGGTGTCCACGCCGAAGCGGTCCAGCACGTCGTCGTCCACCACGGCCAGCTGCTGCACGGGGTCGTAGACCCGCACCGGCCGGGGCGGCAGGCCCAGATGGGCGCGCAGCTTCGGGTAGGCCATGGCGGCGATGCCCGAGGAGCGGTGTCCGGAAAGGTCCAGCGGCACCGTGTCCGGCTGCCGGTGGTTCAGCGCCGCCATCACGCGTTCACGCGGGGTCATGTTCTTTCTCCTTTGATAAGTGCGGGCTCAGCGCACAGCGCGCAGGGTGACCACTTCATACGGCGCGAGGCGCACGGGGCCGTCCAGCGGCTCGCCGGGCGTTTCCGACAGGGTGCTCATTTCAACGCGTTTCGGCCGGGGGCGCCCCCAGTCCACCACCGCCTCGCAGGCGGTGTCGGACGAATTAAACAGGCGCAGGATGTCCGCCGCGCCGTCGTCGCCGGGTTTCAGCACCGTCGCGACGACGCAGTCCGGGGTGACGCGCACCCGCGTCTCCGGGGCCTTGGCGCGCTTTGCGGCGGGCACGGCGACCAGCGGCTGGGTGAAGTCCGTGCCGAAGCGCTGGGCGGCGGCGGGGTCGTAACCCGTGTGCGGGCGCAGGGCGTAGCGGAAGGTCGTGGGGCCGTCCTGCGACGCCTTGTAGTTCGTCTCCCAGTAGTTGTTCATGACATAGGCGACGAGGGTGGTGGAGGGCTCCAGCTTCTCGATCCAGCCGGAGACCGTGGGGTCGTTGGTGATTCCGCCCACCTGCACCAGCGGCGTGTCGGCGACGGCCCAGGTGACGCCGAGGGTGTCGTTGGACACGTCCACCCACCGCTGCACGGTGAAGTAGTTCTTGCACGCCCCGGCCATCTGGTCCGTCTCGGGACGGGCCACGGCCAGCGGCAGGTCC of Candidatus Hydrogenedentota bacterium contains these proteins:
- a CDS encoding methyltransferase; amino-acid sequence: MTPRERVMAALNHRQPDTVPLDLSGHRSSGIAAMAYPKLRAHLGLPPRPVRVYDPVQQLAVVDDDVLDRFGVDTVELGRGFALDDRDWAEWVLPDGTPCLVNAWVKPERDGDRWVIRSASGRIIAAMPDGAWYFEQTHWPFLDSDDPDHLPEAMAECMWTAIASPPGPLAPDAETLAAGAKALRARTDRAVIGLFGGNLLEMGQFLYRNDQFLLMLAAEPDRVNRFLDKTVELHLANLERFLGAVGPHVDIVLFGDDLGMQNGPQMSPDMYREYFKPRHAQMWARAKELADVKIMLHCCGGVRELLPDLIDAGLDAINPVQVSCRGMDAAGLKRDFGRDLTFWGGGCDTRDILPNGTPEAVAAHVRAQVETMNPGGGFVFQQVHNIMANVPPENITAMLDAVRG